A genomic segment from Spinacia oleracea cultivar Varoflay chromosome 3, BTI_SOV_V1, whole genome shotgun sequence encodes:
- the LOC110783433 gene encoding uncharacterized protein encodes MAAGLSDIEGACIEVGWLKERLVEIYEAKKAIPMLGPSSELRKTQTERKFKIQCTKALVEEYKREIVIREEELRNLEEKLRMAESVLSVDEEEATTAEMVIGEYKDKLRRIVELGSLHCGLV; translated from the coding sequence ATGGCAGCTGGCCTTAGTGATATTGAAGGAGCATGTATAGAAGTTGGATGGCTCAAAGAGAGGCTCGTTGAGATTTACGAAGCAAAGAAAGCTATCCCTATGCTTGGGCCATCATCCGAATTGAGAAAGACTCAAACTGAACGGAAATTCAAGATTCAGTGTACAAAAGCACTTGTGGAAGAGTACAAGAGAGAGATTGTTATTAGAGAGGAAGAACTTCGCAATTTAGAGGAAAAGTTGCGCATGGCTGAGAGTGTACTTTCTGTTGACGAAGAGGAGGCTACGACAGCAGAAATGGTGATTGGTGAGTACAAGGACAAGTTGAGGCGCATTGTGGAGTTAGGCTCCTTGCATTGTGGTCTAGTATGA